The following coding sequences are from one Halomonas sp. HAL1 window:
- a CDS encoding DMT family transporter: protein MPLIYFLPPLATVLIWSGNMTINQLSVGAIAPSSIAFLRWLLALAVMTPFVLPAVLRHRDEIRRQWQKLALLGLLGMGLWQGLAYVAAETTTATNMGILAAMVPLLTVLLSALILREPPTLGGVLGGVLAFVGVTVLLGRGNPLSLLQLQVALGDALMVVAATCYALYGVMLKRWSMSLPPWVMLYAQVCFAVLFLLPPYLMGPMTPIDGQNIGLILYAGIPASIITTFLWMRAVRQIGANQSSIFINLMPLFSAVIAMIFLGEHVAGFHFAGGLLILAGVIMAQTLTRPLTRELTPDKPSNVQ, encoded by the coding sequence ATGCCCTTGATTTACTTTTTGCCGCCGCTCGCCACTGTATTGATATGGTCGGGCAATATGACCATTAATCAGCTTAGCGTAGGCGCCATTGCGCCCAGTAGTATCGCCTTTTTACGCTGGTTATTAGCACTCGCGGTGATGACGCCTTTTGTGCTGCCTGCGGTGTTGCGTCACCGTGACGAGATTCGTCGCCAATGGCAGAAGCTTGCGCTACTCGGGTTACTCGGCATGGGCCTATGGCAGGGGCTTGCCTATGTGGCGGCAGAAACCACCACCGCCACCAATATGGGCATTCTTGCCGCCATGGTGCCGTTGCTTACGGTGCTACTTAGCGCGCTGATTCTCCGCGAACCACCGACCTTAGGCGGTGTTTTAGGCGGGGTGCTGGCGTTTGTGGGCGTCACCGTATTGCTAGGGCGTGGCAATCCGCTTTCGCTACTGCAGCTCCAGGTCGCCCTGGGCGATGCGCTGATGGTGGTCGCGGCGACCTGCTACGCGCTGTATGGCGTGATGCTCAAGCGCTGGTCAATGAGCTTACCGCCTTGGGTGATGCTCTATGCCCAAGTCTGTTTTGCCGTCCTATTCTTGTTGCCGCCCTATTTAATGGGGCCAATGACGCCGATTGATGGGCAGAATATCGGCTTGATTCTCTATGCAGGTATTCCCGCCTCTATTATCACCACGTTTCTATGGATGCGGGCGGTACGTCAAATCGGTGCCAATCAATCGAGTATTTTTATCAACCTGATGCCGCTATTTAGCGCAGTCATTGCCATGATCTTTTTAGGCGAGCACGTGGCTGGCTTTCACTTTGCAGGCGGGCTACTCATCCTTGCCGGGGTAATCATGGCGCAAACACTGACACGGCCGTTAACCCGCGAGTTAACACCAGATAAGCCGAGCAACGTCCAATAA